One Tachysurus vachellii isolate PV-2020 chromosome 18, HZAU_Pvac_v1, whole genome shotgun sequence DNA segment encodes these proteins:
- the mafga gene encoding v-maf avian musculoaponeurotic fibrosarcoma oncogene homolog Ga isoform X3 gives MTTTSKGNKALKVKREPGENGTSLTDDELVSMSVRELNQHLRGLSKEEIAQLKQRRRTLKNRGYAASCRVKRVTQKEELEKQKAELQQEVEKLASENASMKVELDVLRSKYEALQSFARTVARSPVPAARGAITPIIVPGKVATTSVITIVKSKTEARS, from the exons ATGACTACTACAAGTAAGGGAAACAAAGCCCTGAAG GTGAAGCGGGAGCCAGGCGAGAATGGCACGAGCCTTACGGACGATGAGCTAGTGTCGATGTCGGTGCGTGAGCTGAACCAACACCTGCGCGGCCTATCCAAAGAGGAGATTGCACAACTAAAGCAGCGGCGGCGCACGCTAAAGAACCGTGGCTATGCCGCCAGCTGTCGCGTCAAGCGCGTCACTCAGAAGGAAGAACTGGAGAAGCAAAAAGCTGAGCTGCAGCAAGAGGTGGAGAAACTCGCTTCTGAGAATGCCAGCATGAAGGTAGAGCTAGACGTGCTGCGCTCCAAGTATGAGGCGCTGCAAAGCTTCGCCAGGACTGTGGCGCGCAGCCCCGTACCAGCTGCCAGGGGCGCAATCACACCAATCATCGTACCAGGCAAGGTGGCCACAACGAGTGTCATCACCATCGTCAAGTCCAAAACGGAGGCACGCTCGTAA